A portion of the SAR324 cluster bacterium genome contains these proteins:
- the rplK gene encoding 50S ribosomal protein L11, translating to MAKEITAFIKLQVPAGKANPSPPIGPALGQHGVNIMEFCKSFNAKTQGMDTIVPVVISVYSDRSFTFIMKTPPAAELIKKTLKLDKGSATPNTAKVGTLSQSQLEEIAKIKMPDLNCYDIEAAKKIVAGAAQSMGVEIAGN from the coding sequence ATGGCAAAAGAGATTACCGCATTCATTAAATTACAAGTACCCGCAGGCAAAGCTAATCCATCTCCACCCATTGGGCCGGCTCTTGGTCAACATGGTGTGAATATCATGGAATTCTGCAAAAGTTTTAACGCTAAAACCCAAGGCATGGACACCATTGTTCCGGTAGTGATTTCTGTTTATTCCGACCGGTCATTTACGTTTATCATGAAAACGCCTCCGGCTGCGGAACTGATCAAGAAAACGCTCAAACTGGATAAAGGCTCAGCAACCCCTAATACGGCAAAAGTCGGTACTCTTTCACAGAGTCAACTGGAAGAAATCGCCAAGATCAAAATGCCGGATCTCAATTGCTATGACATTGAAGCCGCAAAAAAAATTGTGGCTGGTGCCGCGCAAAGTATGGGCGTGGAAATCGCCGGCAACTGA